From a region of the Sesamum indicum cultivar Zhongzhi No. 13 linkage group LG3, S_indicum_v1.0, whole genome shotgun sequence genome:
- the LOC105159429 gene encoding F-box protein SKP2A isoform X1, whose product MIGTKGLDLCFEKMMVFGGVENMMNGSNNNNLGSEIGGGLGGGLRIIEWKDIPVELLLRILSLVDDRWVIVASGVCHGWRDAISWGLTHLSLSWCKKRMNDLVLSLAPKFTKLEVLILRQGTPQLQDDAVEKIANHCHDLQELDLSKSFRLTDRSLYALAHGCPNLVRLNISGCSAFSDTALAFLTGFCRKLKFLNLCGCVRAASDRALKAIGYNCNELQSLNLGWCDRVGDEGVKSLAYGCPDLRALDLCGCVLITDDSVIALANNCLHLRSLDLYYCQNITDQAMYSLAQSRVKNKPGTWASVSNRHEEEGLTNLNISQCTALTPPAVQAVCDSFPALHTCPGRHSLIISGCLSLTSVHCACAVQAHHAPTVIPHLAH is encoded by the exons ATGATAGGGACAAAGGGCCTGGACTTGTGTTTTGAGAAGATGATGGTTTTTGGTGGTGTTGAGAATATGATGAATGgtagtaataataacaatctTGGTAGTGAAATTGGGGGTGGTTTAGGTGGAGGGTTGAGGATAATTGAGTGGAAAGATATTCCAGTGGAGCTGTTGCTGAGGATTCTGTCTCTTGTGGATGATCGGTGGGTGATTGTGGCATCTGGGGTGTGTCATGGCTGGAGGGATGCCATTTCTTGGGGCCTCACTCATCTCTCCCTCTCCTG GTGCAAGAAACGCATGAACGATTTGGTTCTGTCACTGGCTCCCAAATTCACGAAACTGGAGGTTCTAATTCTGCGACAAGGCACACCGCAACTTCAGGATGATGCtgttgaaaaaattgcaaatcaCTGTCATGACCTGCAAGAGTTGGATCTCAGCAAGAGTTTCAGACTTACTGACCGCTCCTTGTATGCCTTAGCACATGGTTGTCCAAATCTTGTTAGGCTGAATATCAGTGGCTGTTCAGCCTTCAGCGATACTGCTCTCGCTTTCTTAACTGGCTTTtgcagaaaattgaaattcttgaatctTTGTGGATGTGTTAGGGCTGCATCGGATAGGGCGCTAAAG GCGATTGGATACAACTGTAACGAATTGCAGTCTTTGAACCTGGGATGGTGTGACCGGGTCGGTGATGAAGGGGTGAAAAGCTTAGCCTATGGTTGCCCTGATCTCAGAGCTCTTGATTTGTGTGGATGTGTTCTTATAACCG ATGACAGTGTAATTGCACTGGCAAACAACTGCCTTCACCTGAGGTCCCTGGACCTATACTACTGCCAGAACATTACAGATCAAGCCATGTATTCTCTGGCACAAAGCCGAGTGAAGAACAAGCCTGGGACATGGGCGTCAGTTTCCAACCGGCATGAGGAGGAAGGGCTTACGAATCTCAACATCAGCCAGTGCACTGCCCTGACTCCACCAGCGGTACAGGCGGTATGTGACTCGTTTCCTGCTCTTCATACGTGTCCTGGTCGACATTCCTTGATAATCAGTGGTTGTCTCAGCTTAACATCTGTGCATTGTGCTTGTGCTGTCCAAGCACACCATGCACCGACTGTGATCCCTCACTTAGCTCACTAA
- the LOC105159429 gene encoding F-box protein SKP2A isoform X2, with the protein MMVFGGVENMMNGSNNNNLGSEIGGGLGGGLRIIEWKDIPVELLLRILSLVDDRWVIVASGVCHGWRDAISWGLTHLSLSWCKKRMNDLVLSLAPKFTKLEVLILRQGTPQLQDDAVEKIANHCHDLQELDLSKSFRLTDRSLYALAHGCPNLVRLNISGCSAFSDTALAFLTGFCRKLKFLNLCGCVRAASDRALKAIGYNCNELQSLNLGWCDRVGDEGVKSLAYGCPDLRALDLCGCVLITDDSVIALANNCLHLRSLDLYYCQNITDQAMYSLAQSRVKNKPGTWASVSNRHEEEGLTNLNISQCTALTPPAVQAVCDSFPALHTCPGRHSLIISGCLSLTSVHCACAVQAHHAPTVIPHLAH; encoded by the exons ATGATGGTTTTTGGTGGTGTTGAGAATATGATGAATGgtagtaataataacaatctTGGTAGTGAAATTGGGGGTGGTTTAGGTGGAGGGTTGAGGATAATTGAGTGGAAAGATATTCCAGTGGAGCTGTTGCTGAGGATTCTGTCTCTTGTGGATGATCGGTGGGTGATTGTGGCATCTGGGGTGTGTCATGGCTGGAGGGATGCCATTTCTTGGGGCCTCACTCATCTCTCCCTCTCCTG GTGCAAGAAACGCATGAACGATTTGGTTCTGTCACTGGCTCCCAAATTCACGAAACTGGAGGTTCTAATTCTGCGACAAGGCACACCGCAACTTCAGGATGATGCtgttgaaaaaattgcaaatcaCTGTCATGACCTGCAAGAGTTGGATCTCAGCAAGAGTTTCAGACTTACTGACCGCTCCTTGTATGCCTTAGCACATGGTTGTCCAAATCTTGTTAGGCTGAATATCAGTGGCTGTTCAGCCTTCAGCGATACTGCTCTCGCTTTCTTAACTGGCTTTtgcagaaaattgaaattcttgaatctTTGTGGATGTGTTAGGGCTGCATCGGATAGGGCGCTAAAG GCGATTGGATACAACTGTAACGAATTGCAGTCTTTGAACCTGGGATGGTGTGACCGGGTCGGTGATGAAGGGGTGAAAAGCTTAGCCTATGGTTGCCCTGATCTCAGAGCTCTTGATTTGTGTGGATGTGTTCTTATAACCG ATGACAGTGTAATTGCACTGGCAAACAACTGCCTTCACCTGAGGTCCCTGGACCTATACTACTGCCAGAACATTACAGATCAAGCCATGTATTCTCTGGCACAAAGCCGAGTGAAGAACAAGCCTGGGACATGGGCGTCAGTTTCCAACCGGCATGAGGAGGAAGGGCTTACGAATCTCAACATCAGCCAGTGCACTGCCCTGACTCCACCAGCGGTACAGGCGGTATGTGACTCGTTTCCTGCTCTTCATACGTGTCCTGGTCGACATTCCTTGATAATCAGTGGTTGTCTCAGCTTAACATCTGTGCATTGTGCTTGTGCTGTCCAAGCACACCATGCACCGACTGTGATCCCTCACTTAGCTCACTAA
- the LOC105159604 gene encoding probable receptor-like protein kinase At3g17420 isoform X1, which produces MASSMERSSSRRSSTPFMPRSIVIAFDATKIRDIQELKQIISNIRLHDDMIQEAATIKLLGVLHKVLHPMGFQIQIGPKSFVGAHFRAIEEDVSRKVDEYVHTLQHTAEECEAEGVNIEVNISAGAPIKKVVVQEVVALNPTWAIIDRHLRKELRFYIQHIPCKVAHVVDNLCLQVLRSYRLDKSTDTIKNNLVYSLSKPVSPPPPPDNESDKQSVVSVPANSPRSSDISKSSMMSSATAYAEEPRNDFDSNDHQETSAGSQHELENKHDESPEKMQKEISLQNHSGNPVSCSASEIKTGQDSMGCSYSDAPDKLSSVDSVEEGTKAKVKIKQDVSPPVNQRQTSLQIHPDVMKKDLDSMGFTFSMIKTATNNFSPDNLLREGDYGVVYKGRLKNGQLIAVKVQKDANKRPSAEFRSEIYVLSIVRHKNIEMLLGYCCKENLDILVYEYICNKSLEWHLFDNKEHVLDWHQRYAIAVGTAKGLQFLHEECRGSPLVHQDIRPSNILLTDDFIPLLGDCGLAKWKTNKDDIQTRLVDNLAYLAPERAEKGVSSVKTDVYALGIVLIQLISGRKPDSSTTDNRQKNLKQWALPLIQTLAFDELVDPRLEYSYDTYELYNMARAAYSCVQTKPSMRPTIGEVLCILEGTNDLRRHLKSNLYPIILNTEASP; this is translated from the exons ATGGCATCATCGATGGAGAGGAGCAGCAGTCGGAGGAGCTCCACTCCTTTCATGCCAAGAAGTATCGTGATTGCTTTCGATGCAACAAAAATACGAGACATTCAGGAGCTTAAGCagattatttctaatattagGTTGCATGACGACATGATTCAAGAAGCAGCCACAATCAAGCTGCTTGGGGTGTTGCACAAAGTACTGCACCCCA TGGGCTTCCAAATTCAAATAGGGCCTAAGTCTTTTGTTGGAGCACATTTCCGTGCGATAGAAGAAGACGTCTCTAGAAAGGTTGATGAATATGTTCATACACTCCAGCACACTGCTGAAGAATGTGAAGCCGAAGGG GTTAATATCGAGGTCAATATTTCTGCTGGAGCTCCGATCAAGAAGGTGGTTGTGCAAGAAGTAGTAGCTTTGAACCCAACGTGGGCTATAATTGATAG GCACCTAAGGAAGGAATTGAGGTTTTACATTCAGCACATACCTTGCAAGGTCGCCCACGTTGTGGATAACTTATGCTTGCAGGTTTTGAGATCTTATCGTTTAGACAAGAGTACTGACACTATCAAGAATAATCTGGTTTATTCACTATCCAAGCCCGTTTCACCGCCACCTCCACCTGACAATGAGAGTGATAAGCAGTCTGTCGTTTCTGTACCTGCAAATTCCCCAAGAAGTTCTGATATTTCCAAGAGCAGCATGATGTCATCGGCCACAGCGTACGCTGAGGAGCCACGGAATGATTTTGACTCAAATGATCATCAAGAGACATCAG CAGGCAGCCAACATGAACTGGAAAATAAACATGATGAGTCTCCTGAAAAGATGCAAAAAGAGATAAGTTTGCAGAATCATTCTGGAAATCCTGTTTCTTGCTCTGCCAGCGAGATCAAAACGGGGCAGGATTCAATGGGATGTAGTTATTCTGATGCACCAGACAAACTCTCATCAGTTGATTCAGTGGAAGAAG GTACGAAAGCTAAAgtcaaaattaaacaagatgtTTCTCCCCCAGTGAACCAAAGACAAACAAGTCTTCAGATACATCCTGATGTGATGAAAAAGGACCTGGATTCAATGGGATTTACTTTTTCCATGATCAAGACTGCGACCAATAATTTTTCACCTGATAATTTACTGCGAGAAGGTGACTATGGAGTAGTATATAAAGGTCGGCTTAAGAATGGGCAGCTGATTGCTGTAAAGGTGCAAAAGGATGCAAACAAAAGACCTTCCGCAGAATTTCGTTCTGAAATTTACGTCCTCAGCATAGTACGTCACAAGAACATTGAGATGCTTCTTGGATATTGTTGCAAGGAAAACCTCGACATCTTggtttatgaatatatatgcaATAAATCACTGGAGTGGCATTTATTTG ATAATAAAGAACATGTTCTTGATTGGCACCAAAGATATGCTATTGCCGTTGGAACTGCAAAAGGGCTGCAGTTTCTACATGAAGAGTGTCGGGGAAGTCCTCTCGTTCATCAGGACATCAGGCCAAGCAATATATTGCTCACAGACGACTTCATTCCCTTG CTGGGAGACTGCGGTCTGGCAAAGTGGAAGACGAATAAAGATGATATCCAGACAAGACTTGTTGACAATCTTGC ATATCTTGCACCCGAGCGTGCAGAAAAAGGCGTTTCTTCAGTGAAAACAGATGTCTATGCACTAGGCATTGTTCTGATACAACTGATATCAGGAAGAAAGCCCGATAGTTCAACAACAGACAACCGGCAGAAGAACCTTAAACAATGG GCTTTGCCTTTGATTCAAACACTTGCATTCGACGAGCTTGTCGATCCTCGTCTTGAGTATTCATACGACACATATGAACTGTACAACATGGCTAGAGCAGCATACTCGTGTGTCCAAACTAAACCTTCAATGCGGCCAACAATTGGAGAG GTATTGTGCATTCTTGAGGGGACGAACGATCTTCGACGCCACCTAAAGAGCAATTTATACCCAATCATACTGAATACAGAGGCCAGCCCTTAG
- the LOC105159604 gene encoding probable receptor-like protein kinase At3g17420 isoform X2 translates to MASSMERSSSRRSSTPFMPRSIVIAFDATKIRDIQELKQIISNIRLHDDMIQEAATIKLLGVLHKVLHPMGFQIQIGPKSFVGAHFRAIEEDVSRKVDEYVHTLQHTAEECEAEGVNIEVNISAGAPIKKVVVQEVVALNPTWAIIDRHLRKELRFYIQHIPCKVAHVVDNLCLQVLRSYRLDKSTDTIKNNLVYSLSKPVSPPPPPDNESDKQSVVSVPANSPRSSDISKSSMMSSATAYAEEPRNDFDSNDHQETSGSQHELENKHDESPEKMQKEISLQNHSGNPVSCSASEIKTGQDSMGCSYSDAPDKLSSVDSVEEGTKAKVKIKQDVSPPVNQRQTSLQIHPDVMKKDLDSMGFTFSMIKTATNNFSPDNLLREGDYGVVYKGRLKNGQLIAVKVQKDANKRPSAEFRSEIYVLSIVRHKNIEMLLGYCCKENLDILVYEYICNKSLEWHLFDNKEHVLDWHQRYAIAVGTAKGLQFLHEECRGSPLVHQDIRPSNILLTDDFIPLLGDCGLAKWKTNKDDIQTRLVDNLAYLAPERAEKGVSSVKTDVYALGIVLIQLISGRKPDSSTTDNRQKNLKQWALPLIQTLAFDELVDPRLEYSYDTYELYNMARAAYSCVQTKPSMRPTIGEVLCILEGTNDLRRHLKSNLYPIILNTEASP, encoded by the exons ATGGCATCATCGATGGAGAGGAGCAGCAGTCGGAGGAGCTCCACTCCTTTCATGCCAAGAAGTATCGTGATTGCTTTCGATGCAACAAAAATACGAGACATTCAGGAGCTTAAGCagattatttctaatattagGTTGCATGACGACATGATTCAAGAAGCAGCCACAATCAAGCTGCTTGGGGTGTTGCACAAAGTACTGCACCCCA TGGGCTTCCAAATTCAAATAGGGCCTAAGTCTTTTGTTGGAGCACATTTCCGTGCGATAGAAGAAGACGTCTCTAGAAAGGTTGATGAATATGTTCATACACTCCAGCACACTGCTGAAGAATGTGAAGCCGAAGGG GTTAATATCGAGGTCAATATTTCTGCTGGAGCTCCGATCAAGAAGGTGGTTGTGCAAGAAGTAGTAGCTTTGAACCCAACGTGGGCTATAATTGATAG GCACCTAAGGAAGGAATTGAGGTTTTACATTCAGCACATACCTTGCAAGGTCGCCCACGTTGTGGATAACTTATGCTTGCAGGTTTTGAGATCTTATCGTTTAGACAAGAGTACTGACACTATCAAGAATAATCTGGTTTATTCACTATCCAAGCCCGTTTCACCGCCACCTCCACCTGACAATGAGAGTGATAAGCAGTCTGTCGTTTCTGTACCTGCAAATTCCCCAAGAAGTTCTGATATTTCCAAGAGCAGCATGATGTCATCGGCCACAGCGTACGCTGAGGAGCCACGGAATGATTTTGACTCAAATGATCATCAAGAGACATCAG GCAGCCAACATGAACTGGAAAATAAACATGATGAGTCTCCTGAAAAGATGCAAAAAGAGATAAGTTTGCAGAATCATTCTGGAAATCCTGTTTCTTGCTCTGCCAGCGAGATCAAAACGGGGCAGGATTCAATGGGATGTAGTTATTCTGATGCACCAGACAAACTCTCATCAGTTGATTCAGTGGAAGAAG GTACGAAAGCTAAAgtcaaaattaaacaagatgtTTCTCCCCCAGTGAACCAAAGACAAACAAGTCTTCAGATACATCCTGATGTGATGAAAAAGGACCTGGATTCAATGGGATTTACTTTTTCCATGATCAAGACTGCGACCAATAATTTTTCACCTGATAATTTACTGCGAGAAGGTGACTATGGAGTAGTATATAAAGGTCGGCTTAAGAATGGGCAGCTGATTGCTGTAAAGGTGCAAAAGGATGCAAACAAAAGACCTTCCGCAGAATTTCGTTCTGAAATTTACGTCCTCAGCATAGTACGTCACAAGAACATTGAGATGCTTCTTGGATATTGTTGCAAGGAAAACCTCGACATCTTggtttatgaatatatatgcaATAAATCACTGGAGTGGCATTTATTTG ATAATAAAGAACATGTTCTTGATTGGCACCAAAGATATGCTATTGCCGTTGGAACTGCAAAAGGGCTGCAGTTTCTACATGAAGAGTGTCGGGGAAGTCCTCTCGTTCATCAGGACATCAGGCCAAGCAATATATTGCTCACAGACGACTTCATTCCCTTG CTGGGAGACTGCGGTCTGGCAAAGTGGAAGACGAATAAAGATGATATCCAGACAAGACTTGTTGACAATCTTGC ATATCTTGCACCCGAGCGTGCAGAAAAAGGCGTTTCTTCAGTGAAAACAGATGTCTATGCACTAGGCATTGTTCTGATACAACTGATATCAGGAAGAAAGCCCGATAGTTCAACAACAGACAACCGGCAGAAGAACCTTAAACAATGG GCTTTGCCTTTGATTCAAACACTTGCATTCGACGAGCTTGTCGATCCTCGTCTTGAGTATTCATACGACACATATGAACTGTACAACATGGCTAGAGCAGCATACTCGTGTGTCCAAACTAAACCTTCAATGCGGCCAACAATTGGAGAG GTATTGTGCATTCTTGAGGGGACGAACGATCTTCGACGCCACCTAAAGAGCAATTTATACCCAATCATACTGAATACAGAGGCCAGCCCTTAG